Proteins found in one Stigmatella erecta genomic segment:
- a CDS encoding AAA family ATPase: MRVTRLDIAGYRSVKRMVLPVHPVTVVVGANGSGKTNLYRALHLLQAAAEGRLARTLAEEGGAPSVVWAGPREAKQPVRMRVGVSLEDELAYELSCGLVPKDPSERFSLFVLDPEVKEEHLWALSGGRRAVLMERKDRTVFLRDAEGQRVTFPSQLWSAESVLDQLAEPHRFPRLTELQRALSAWRFYHQFRTDLDAPSRHPQIGVRTTALAPDGRDLAAALGTIREIGDRRGLERALEDAFPGAVLEVKAPQGRFSLALHLPGLSRPMEASELSDGTLRYLCLLAALLSPRPPPFLALNEPETSLHPELLGPLARLIVEAAKHSQIWITTHAEPLAEAICRRTGYEPVRLVKRAGATEVEGAKVGED, from the coding sequence ATGAGGGTGACGCGGCTGGACATAGCGGGGTACCGCTCGGTGAAGCGGATGGTGTTGCCGGTGCACCCGGTGACGGTGGTGGTGGGGGCCAACGGGAGCGGGAAGACGAACCTGTACCGCGCGCTGCACCTGCTGCAGGCGGCGGCGGAGGGGCGGCTGGCGCGGACGCTGGCGGAGGAGGGTGGCGCGCCGAGCGTGGTGTGGGCGGGGCCGCGCGAGGCCAAGCAGCCGGTGCGGATGCGGGTGGGGGTGTCGCTGGAGGACGAGCTGGCGTACGAGCTGAGCTGCGGCCTCGTGCCGAAGGACCCCTCCGAGCGCTTCAGCCTGTTCGTGCTGGACCCGGAGGTGAAGGAGGAGCACCTCTGGGCGCTGTCCGGCGGGCGGCGGGCGGTGCTGATGGAGCGCAAGGACCGGACGGTGTTCCTGAGGGACGCGGAGGGCCAGCGCGTGACGTTCCCCTCGCAGCTGTGGAGCGCCGAGTCGGTGCTGGATCAGCTCGCCGAGCCCCACCGCTTCCCCCGGCTGACGGAGCTGCAGCGGGCGCTGAGCGCGTGGCGCTTCTACCACCAGTTCCGCACGGACCTGGACGCGCCCTCCCGGCACCCGCAGATTGGCGTCCGGACGACGGCGCTGGCGCCGGACGGGAGGGACCTGGCGGCGGCGCTGGGCACCATCCGGGAGATTGGCGACCGGCGGGGGCTGGAGCGGGCGCTGGAGGATGCGTTCCCGGGGGCGGTGCTGGAGGTGAAGGCCCCGCAGGGCCGCTTCAGCCTGGCGCTGCACCTGCCGGGGCTGAGCCGGCCCATGGAGGCCAGCGAGCTGTCGGACGGGACGCTGCGCTACCTGTGCCTGCTGGCGGCGTTGCTGAGCCCCCGGCCCCCGCCGTTCCTGGCGCTGAACGAGCCGGAGACGAGCCTGCACCCGGAGCTGCTGGGGCCCTTGGCCCGGCTCATCGTGGAGGCGGCGAAGCACAGTCAGATCTGGATCACCACGCACGCGGAGCCGCTCGCGGAGGCCATCTGCCGCCGCACGGGGTACGAGCCCGTCCGGCTGGTGAAGCGCGCGGGGGCCACGGAGGTGGAGGGCGCGAAGGTGGGCGAGGACTGA
- the rpiB gene encoding ribose 5-phosphate isomerase B, which translates to MRIALAADHAGFELKSWLLKALENAGHTLVDKGTHSTAPVDYPDCAQAVGEALRQGEVDRAILICGSGVGASIAVNKMPGVRGGLCHDTYSAHQGVEHDDMNVLVLGARVIGVALAEDLVRAFLSARFTGEERHARRLSKVQALEARFSSGSGAGSGSTGNAAP; encoded by the coding sequence ATGCGCATCGCCCTGGCCGCCGACCATGCGGGGTTCGAGCTGAAGAGCTGGCTGCTGAAGGCCCTGGAGAACGCGGGCCACACCCTCGTGGACAAGGGCACGCACAGCACCGCGCCCGTGGACTACCCGGACTGTGCCCAGGCGGTGGGCGAGGCCCTGCGCCAAGGCGAAGTGGACCGGGCCATCCTCATCTGCGGCAGCGGCGTGGGCGCCTCCATCGCCGTCAACAAGATGCCCGGCGTGCGCGGGGGCCTGTGCCATGACACCTACTCGGCGCACCAGGGCGTCGAGCATGACGACATGAACGTGCTGGTGCTGGGCGCCCGCGTCATCGGCGTGGCGCTCGCGGAGGACCTGGTGCGCGCGTTCCTCTCCGCCCGCTTCACCGGGGAGGAGCGCCACGCGCGCCGGCTGTCCAAGGTTCAGGCCTTGGAAGCCCGCTTCTCCTCCGGCTCCGGGGCGGGCTCCGGCTCCACGGGCAACGCCGCGCCCTGA
- the tkt gene encoding transketolase has translation MTTDSQDLKCINTLRTLAIDAVEKAHSGHPGAPMALAPVAYQLWQQELRYDPANPQWPNRDRFILSNGHASMLLYGLLHLSGVRRVNKQMQVENVPAVSLEDIQKFRQLDSNTPGHPEYRWTTGVETTTGPLGQGVANSVGMAMASRWLAGHFNRPGYTLFDYDVWAICGDGDLMEGVASEAASLAGHLQLPNLCWIYDSNHISIDGSTELAFTEDVGKRFEAYGWRVLRVEDANDLEALSKAYRTFKEQRGKPTLIIVHSRIGYGSPKKEGTASAHGEPLGAEEIKGAKRAYGWPEDAQFLVPEGVRERFQERMGARGQQTRAAWEQLFTGYTKAHPELARQLENMQRSELPEGWDKELPTFPADAKGMATRESGGKVLNALAKNYPWLVGGSADLNPSTKTYLSFSGPMKPGDQTGRNVHYGVREHAMGSIVNGLTLCNLRGYGATFLIFSDYERPAIRLSSIMEIPAVHIFTHDSIGLGEDGPTHQPVEQLQSLRAIPGLIVLRPADANEVTEAWRVIAQQKHHPVALVLSRQPVPTLDRTKYAPASGVAKGAYVLAGGEGTPDVVLIGTGTEVPLCLQAAEQLQSEGVKARVVSMPSWELFEQQDEAYKDSVLPPSVRARVSVEQAAAFGWERWVGLTGKAIGMRTFGASAPIKSLLQKFGFTVENVVKAAKETIATAKK, from the coding sequence ATGACGACCGATTCGCAGGATCTGAAGTGCATCAACACCCTCCGCACCCTGGCCATCGACGCGGTGGAAAAAGCCCACTCGGGCCACCCCGGCGCGCCCATGGCGCTGGCGCCCGTCGCCTACCAGCTCTGGCAGCAGGAGCTGCGGTATGATCCGGCGAATCCCCAGTGGCCCAACCGGGACCGCTTCATCCTCTCGAACGGCCACGCCTCCATGCTGCTGTACGGGCTGCTGCACCTCTCCGGCGTGCGCCGGGTGAACAAGCAGATGCAGGTGGAGAACGTGCCCGCGGTCTCGCTGGAGGACATCCAGAAGTTCCGTCAGCTCGACAGCAACACCCCGGGCCACCCCGAGTACCGGTGGACCACCGGCGTGGAGACCACCACGGGCCCCCTGGGCCAGGGCGTCGCCAACAGCGTGGGCATGGCGATGGCCTCGCGGTGGCTCGCAGGCCACTTCAACCGCCCGGGCTACACCCTCTTCGACTACGACGTGTGGGCCATCTGCGGGGACGGCGACCTGATGGAGGGCGTGGCCAGCGAGGCCGCCTCGCTGGCGGGCCACCTGCAGCTGCCCAACCTGTGCTGGATCTACGACTCCAACCACATCTCCATCGACGGCAGCACGGAGCTGGCCTTCACCGAGGACGTGGGCAAACGCTTCGAGGCCTACGGCTGGCGCGTGCTGCGCGTGGAGGACGCGAACGACCTGGAGGCGCTGTCGAAGGCCTACCGCACCTTCAAGGAGCAGCGCGGCAAGCCCACCCTCATCATCGTCCACAGCCGCATCGGCTATGGCTCGCCCAAGAAGGAGGGCACCGCCTCCGCCCACGGCGAGCCCCTGGGCGCCGAGGAAATCAAGGGCGCCAAGCGCGCGTACGGCTGGCCCGAGGATGCGCAGTTCCTCGTGCCCGAGGGCGTGCGCGAGCGCTTCCAGGAGCGCATGGGCGCGCGCGGGCAGCAGACGCGCGCGGCGTGGGAGCAGCTCTTCACCGGCTACACCAAGGCGCACCCGGAGCTGGCGCGCCAGCTGGAGAACATGCAGCGCAGCGAGCTGCCCGAGGGCTGGGACAAGGAGCTGCCCACCTTCCCCGCGGACGCCAAGGGCATGGCCACGCGTGAGTCGGGCGGCAAGGTGCTCAACGCCCTGGCGAAGAACTACCCCTGGCTGGTGGGCGGCTCGGCCGACCTCAACCCCTCCACCAAGACGTACCTGAGCTTCTCCGGGCCGATGAAGCCGGGCGACCAGACCGGGCGCAACGTCCACTACGGCGTGCGCGAGCACGCCATGGGCTCCATCGTGAACGGCCTGACGCTGTGCAACCTGCGCGGCTACGGCGCCACCTTCCTCATCTTCAGCGACTACGAGCGCCCGGCCATCCGGCTCTCGTCCATCATGGAGATTCCCGCCGTTCACATCTTCACCCATGACTCCATCGGTCTGGGCGAGGACGGCCCCACGCACCAGCCCGTGGAGCAGCTGCAGTCGCTGCGCGCCATCCCCGGCCTCATCGTGCTGCGCCCCGCGGATGCCAACGAGGTCACCGAGGCCTGGCGCGTCATCGCCCAGCAGAAGCACCACCCGGTGGCGCTGGTGCTCTCGCGCCAGCCGGTGCCCACGCTGGACCGGACGAAGTACGCCCCCGCCTCGGGCGTGGCCAAGGGCGCCTACGTGCTCGCCGGCGGCGAGGGCACCCCGGATGTCGTCCTCATCGGCACCGGCACCGAGGTCCCCCTGTGCCTGCAGGCCGCCGAGCAGCTCCAGTCCGAGGGCGTGAAGGCGCGCGTGGTGAGCATGCCCTCGTGGGAGCTGTTCGAGCAGCAGGATGAGGCCTACAAGGACTCCGTGCTGCCCCCGTCCGTCCGGGCGCGCGTCTCCGTGGAGCAGGCGGCGGCGTTCGGCTGGGAGCGCTGGGTGGGACTGACCGGCAAGGCCATCGGCATGCGCACCTTCGGCGCGTCCGCCCCCATCAAGTCCCTGCTCCAGAAGTTCGGCTTCACCGTGGAGAACGTGGTGAAGGCCGCCAAGGAGACCATCGCCACGGCGAAGAAGTAA
- a CDS encoding cell wall protein, with the protein MIRVELTTQLRPLQKSIAGLEKGLGHLERLRSMTAKLAPLAASQGLKLPLPLVRGAGRPAAGKAMGKAEAKAAPAKAASVKAAPAKAAPVKAAPAKAPAGAARSSGKGASAAAASSGACAVIGCKRPSRSKGYCSAHYQKLRLLIRTDRRPSDWGDNAPPQSAKDVKLPRGRAAAQERQAEPRQEEPKEPPKPKAWVRKKGAPGMISLN; encoded by the coding sequence ATGATTCGGGTTGAGCTGACGACCCAGCTGCGGCCCCTCCAGAAGTCCATTGCAGGCCTTGAGAAAGGCCTGGGGCATCTTGAGCGCCTGCGCTCGATGACCGCGAAGCTGGCCCCGCTGGCGGCCTCTCAGGGGTTGAAGCTCCCGCTGCCTCTGGTGCGGGGCGCGGGGCGGCCGGCCGCGGGCAAGGCCATGGGCAAGGCCGAGGCGAAGGCGGCCCCCGCGAAGGCAGCCTCCGTGAAGGCAGCCCCCGCGAAGGCGGCCCCTGTGAAGGCAGCCCCCGCGAAGGCCCCGGCCGGGGCGGCGCGGTCCTCGGGCAAGGGGGCCTCGGCCGCGGCCGCATCGTCCGGTGCGTGCGCGGTCATCGGGTGCAAGCGCCCGAGCCGGTCCAAGGGCTACTGCTCGGCGCACTACCAGAAGCTGCGGCTGCTCATCCGGACGGACCGCCGCCCCTCGGACTGGGGCGACAACGCGCCGCCGCAGTCCGCCAAGGACGTGAAGCTGCCCCGGGGGCGGGCGGCCGCCCAGGAGCGCCAGGCCGAGCCGCGGCAGGAAGAGCCGAAGGAGCCGCCCAAGCCCAAGGCGTGGGTGCGCAAGAAGGGCGCGCCGGGGATGATCTCCCTGAACTGA